The stretch of DNA aataggggtgggcgatactgaagatttcagtatcgatccgataccaagtaaatacagggtcagtatcgccgatatcaataccgataccgatacttttactttgaaatttcatgatcataaatattttttttgccttcttttttgcctttaaatagattatcgtgaatagcagaataataatacacaagaaacatttgttaggtaaatcaagctgcaaacaaaagtgcagaactgtttgaaatgttaatttcacaatcatgtcagcgatgctccttgtgacagccatggctctttgtgaatcatgtaggtgaaacagcatgactaagatacttttataaaagtttaacacctatctgcatggagcctaaatatgaagaataaagatccttcaacagttatcaccaaagcataactATATTAATcttactgaaatacatatcattatataaacttatataattacattattagatatattttggaatttgagaaaaacaagatttatttcagctggtgatatgacagttcagtcattctgctaaaattgcatgtcttattactgcactcagaaagacaatattaattcatgctgcagattactgaatctaaaccttcacttctttaaatcatctacctggatatttatgagtgttttgcagtaaagcctttgtcagtgaccactgtctctggttcatgttcggggatctgcctcttcctccttcctctgtttctctgcagctcaAGGTCTTtaggctctgctgctttatgtttgtgtaaatgagttgtgtttccacagtggcaggtcgctttcctgcacacctcacaagtagcagtttcttcttcacgtctgtcgctgtgaaataactccaaacagcgctcctcttcctctctgctgtctccagcacgctagctgcactttacagccaatcaggagctccgtctgctccggccgagtggagaaggaggtggaggggcggagtgtgcctgcgcactgagcagactgagagaggagcgctgtctgcaccgcgagtaaagttgctgaagatATAGAAGAggaacttccacagaaatatcgatctaaTCACGccagtatcgagtaattactgatcctaacgttggtatcgatactatcgatatttagatcgattcgcccacccctatccactaatacctgtgctctgaTCCCTGCGTGAGCAATTAAAAACGTCCCCGTGAAACAATTTACTACCGCGCTGAGGATTTAACAACAGCTGCGATGAGTACGCGTCTGAAGTGTGGAACCGAAGTAGAGCTATTATTTAACCAACAATAAACTGTTTATAAAACAGtcttctgcttcattttaaagtgaTCCCCCCTGTTTAAATTATAATTAGCTGAGATActaacagaacagtgatggactttattcaaacaggtcagcgagagaagcagctcCGATAGAAGTCCGTCTGCAGCGTCAGCATGTGTAGATTATACATAAATATTTCACAATAGCCTGTCATCTTGGTCTTATATCTTATGTATtgtaaacactaaaaaaattcTAAATTTCTGAAATTAAAAAGGCAGAAATGTGATTATGCTTTATATGGTTTTATTAAGCATTAGGAgcaactgaaaatgtaaaaatccagGACATCAGCTCTTTACGTGAGAGtgtgtggctcttaaaagagccttTGTGGGGTCAAGGGGTCTCCGTGTTTACTTGGCTTTGACGGGCTTCTCGGTCTTCTTGGGCAGCAGCACGGCCTGGATGTTGGGCAGCACGCCGCCCTGAGCGATGGTCACTCcgcccagcagcttgttgagctcCTCGTCGTTGCGCACAGCCAGCTGCAGGTGACGGGGGATGATACGGGTCTTCTTGTTGTCGCGGGCAGCGTTTCCAGCCAGCTCCAGGATCTCAGCGGTCAGGTACTCCAGCACAGCCGCCAGGTAGACGGGAGCGCCGGCACCCACACGCTCTCCATAGTTACCTTTACGCAGCAGCCTGTGGACACGACCCACGGGGAACTGCAGCCCAGCACGGGAGGAGCGGGTCTTGGCCTTAGCTCTGGCTTTGCCACCGGTCTTTCCACGTCCACTCATTTTCAGATTGTGTTTTCTGGTGTCTTAACTCAGAGAAACTGTGTCTGAGGAAGCTGAGAGTCGTCTTTATATACAAGAGCGCGGGGCCATTCCTCACAGACCAACCAGAGGACTGGTTTcagcggagcagcagcaggggggccGCTCTTTATTTCAGCGGCCGTTTTGAACAGACTTTTCTCCAATAAGCAGCGCAGCTTCAGGCGCGAGGCCGCTCCTCCAGGCGGGCCGAGCTCCACGAGGAGCCGCTGACCAATCAGGATGCGGAGGTCTGAAGCAGcgtcacagcttcacagccggGCCCACACTTTAAGAGGCGCGTgtcttctctttcatttcatatttttctgttgctcagagaaagaagaaatggcCAGAACCAAGCAGACCGCCCGTAAATCCACCGGAGGCAAAGCCCCCAGAAAGCAGCTGGCCACCAAGGCTGCCCGTAAGAGCGCCCCAGCCACTGGTGGCGTGAAGAAGCCTCACCGTTACAGGCCCGGTACCGTGGCTCTGAGAGAGATCCGTCGCTACCAGAAATCCACCG from Parambassis ranga chromosome 22, fParRan2.1, whole genome shotgun sequence encodes:
- the LOC114426990 gene encoding histone H2A, which codes for MSGRGKTGGKARAKAKTRSSRAGLQFPVGRVHRLLRKGNYGERVGAGAPVYLAAVLEYLTAEILELAGNAARDNKKTRIIPRHLQLAVRNDEELNKLLGGVTIAQGGVLPNIQAVLLPKKTEKPVKAK